The nucleotide sequence cggcgcggtggtggaggtggagcacgGCCGGAGCCACAGGGCGAGGGCGGATGCCGTCGATGAGAGGGCCCCCTCATCGcccgcgcgcacgccgccgcagcggcgaaccggcttcggcggcggtcgggcggcgcggcgatcttGCCCTGCCCTAGGGCACGGCGTGCTCTGTCGCTTGGCCGGCTTCTCCGGGGACGGCGCGGGCACCAGCTTCCGCGCCTCTGCGTTACTGGTGTAGACGAGATGGCGGCGCGGAGACACAGGTTGCATCAAAACCTAGCGTGTAGTCGTGTACTGTTTTTCTCCCCTTTTGCTAGAGCTTGATTAATTATGGATATGAGCTAAACAATCTCAATTTTACGACCAAAAAAATGGAAAGCCGCTTAGATTGGATTGAAATTTCACGAGTTCGAACTGTCGAAATGCTTAATTTAGAGTCTCCCGTTGCCCAACAATTTAGGGACTAATGTTTGACTCTAAGATGACCGGGAGGTAGCTATTCTACAATCGGCGAACTTTCTGATCATTTGTCAGAATGCACAAGTAGCATATCATAGTTATCAAGACTACTATTGTTGTCAATGGCTCAATGCTATACTTTTCTCATAACTTCATAGAAACATGTTTGTAAAAACCTTCAGGAATATTTCGATCTCGATAAAAGAAACAAGCAAGGGCAGTAAGTTCACATTCATGTTGCCTATAGTGATACATGACATGCTCACCAAGTAACCGAATTATTTGGCAAGTGCTCCCTCTCTATTTTGTTGTGACCAGTATAATATGATCATTTTCAATTGCAAGCTTACAGTGGCACTTATCATGCCAGGTAGCACTCGCAAGGGGTCTGAACGGCATTGGCCTTGCTCTGGTGGTACCATCAATCCAGTCATTGGTGGCTGATTCCACTGAAGATGGCACGCGTGGAACAGCATTCGGATGGTTGCAGCTTGCTAGCAGCCTAGGCCTCATCTCTGGGGGTTTCGTCGGTTTGCTGCTGGCACAAACCACGGTCTTCGGTATTGCAGGATGGCGCATTGCCTTCCATCTTGTGGCGATCATTAGTGTCTTTGTAGGGATCCTGAACTGGTTTTTTGCTGTGGATCCTCACTTTCCAAGAAGCAATGCTGGAACGTGTGACAGGCTGGTCACTAAACAGTCTGCTTGGCAAGTTATTGAGGAAATGATCAAGGAGGCCAAGTTTGTGGTTCAGATTCCAACATTCCAGATTTTTGTCGCTCAGGGAGTCAGTGGTACATTCCCTTGGTCAGCACTTTCTTTCGCGTCCATGTGGCTCGAGCTTATTGGATTCAGCCACAAGGAAACTGCTTTTCTAATGACGATTTTCTGGGTTGCAAGCTCATTTGGTGGTCTTCTTGGGGGTAAGATGGGTGATTTCCTTGCTCTGCACTATCCGAATGCTGGGAGGATTGTTTTGTCACAGATCAGTGCTGGTTCAGCTGTGCCTCTAGCTGCAGTGCTACTACTGGGTCTCCCTGATGATCCATCCAAGGGATTTGCCTATGGCATTGTGCTGTTCATTATGGGCGTATTCATCTCTTGGAATGGTCCTGCTACAAACTTGTATGTCATTTCCTCACACACAGAAGTATTCTAtatgatgatgaaaaaacttatttttttgccacatctttttgttcaaaatttacaTTTTCTCTACTATATGCTGTACTCTAATGTTTGCACCTCTTGCTTGCCTTGCAGCCCTATTTTTGCGGAGATTGTTCCGGAGAagtcaagaacaagcatctatGCTCTTGACAGGTCTTTCGAGTCCGTACTGGCATCCTTCGCTCCCCCTATTGTTGGCATCTTAGCTCAGCGCGTGTATGGATACAGGCCAGATAACAAAGGACAGAGTGTTCAGTTAGACAGGGAGAATGCTGCATCTTTGGCCAAGGCATTGTACACATCTATT is from Oryza sativa Japonica Group chromosome 9, ASM3414082v1 and encodes:
- the LOC4346892 gene encoding uncharacterized protein codes for the protein MPGEERERDQRFLAGEDDGGEGMMGQQLQQPEVVEVDVERERRRTLVLVNLASIMERADEALLPAVYQEVGAALHATPAGLGALTLCRSAVQAACYPLAAYAAARHNRAHVIAAGAFLWAAATLLVAVSDTFLQVALARGLNGIGLALVVPSIQSLVADSTEDGTRGTAFGWLQLASSLGLISGGFVGLLLAQTTVFGIAGWRIAFHLVAIISVFVGILNWFFAVDPHFPRSNAGTCDRLVTKQSAWQVIEEMIKEAKFVVQIPTFQIFVAQGVSGTFPWSALSFASMWLELIGFSHKETAFLMTIFWVASSFGGLLGGKMGDFLALHYPNAGRIVLSQISAGSAVPLAAVLLLGLPDDPSKGFAYGIVLFIMGVFISWNGPATNFPIFAEIVPEKSRTSIYALDRSFESVLASFAPPIVGILAQRVYGYRPDNKGQSVQLDRENAASLAKALYTSIAIPFTICTSIYSFLYCSYPRDRERARMQSLIESELQQMEQEGSCLEEGDCRFQVVDSPHDDEIATIEVTNDVKGLSETEKDTAKLLANRES